The proteins below come from a single Papaver somniferum cultivar HN1 chromosome 11, ASM357369v1, whole genome shotgun sequence genomic window:
- the LOC113325198 gene encoding transcription factor SPEECHLESS-like: MDDNIIIPEFFDEYEFDDLFGILETLDNTTQDHIPQVTLPLDEAVVIHSPTTNNTSPPSAALVSQKSISSSSSSFQLGFEPEFVDVPLARTKKRKFSPGRKSASPTAGEDILQDGQPKISHITVERNRRKQMNEHLSVLRSLMPCFYVKRGDQASIIGGVVDYIKEMQQVLQSLEAKRQRKVYSEVLSPRVVVSSPRPNSLPLSPRKPPISPRVSLPASPRTPTQTSPYKPRMQKKLTHLSSSPTSHEPTSSISSSTLDNNILYVKEQLIPNLKCSPAKVEVKFAGPNVLLKTISARIPGQATKIISTLEGLSLEILHVNINLVDSSTMLNSFTIKIGIECKLSVEELAHEVQQTFC, from the exons ATGGATGATAACATCATAATACCAGAGTTTTTTGATGAATATGAGTTTGATGATCTCTTTGGTATCTTAGAAACCTTAGATAATACTACCCAAGATCATATTCCACAAGTAACACTACCATTAGACGAAGCTGTTGTTATCCACAGTCCTACTACTAACAACACATCACCACCATCAGCTGCTCTTGTTTCTCAAAAGTccatttcatcttcatcttcaagtttCCAACTAGGCTTTGAGCCTGAATTCGTCGACGTTCCCTTAGCTAGGACGAAGAAACGAAAATTCTCTCCAGGGAGGAAATCTGCTTCTCCTACGGCCGGTGAAGACATCCTCCAAGATGGACAGCCGAAAATATCACACATAACAGTGGAACGTAACCGGCGGAAGCAAATGAACGAGCATTTATCGGTTTTACGTTCATTGATGCCATGCTTCTATGTGAAAAGG GGTGATCAAGCATCGATAATAGGAGGAGTAGTGGATTATATCAAGGAAATGCAACAAGTTCTTCAGTCTCTCGAGGCAAAGAGACAAAGGAAAGTTTACAGTGAAGTTTTAAGTCCAAGAGTTGTTGTATCAAGTCCAAGACCTAATTCATTACCACTGAGTCCAAGAAAACCACCAATTAGCCCTAGAGTAAGCTTGCCTGCAAGTCCAAGAACCCCAACACAAACCAGCCCTTACAAGCCGAGGATGCAAAAAAAATTAACTCATCTATCATCATCCCCTACTTCCCATGAACCAACTTCTTCAATATCATCTTCAACTTTGGACAACAATATTCTTTATGTCAAAGAGCAGCTCATTCCAAACCTAAAATGCTCACCTGCTAAAGTAGAGGTGAAATTTGCAGGTCCTAATGTCCTTTTGAAAACAATATCGGCTCGGATTCCCGGTCAAGCTACAAAAATAATATCAACACTTGAAGGTCTTTCGCTAGAAATTCTTCATGTCAACATTAACTTGGTTGATTCTTCTACCATGCTTAATTCATTCACCATTAAG ATTGGAATTGAATGTAAGCTTAGTGTTGAAGAACTTGCGCATGAAGTTCAGCAAACATTTTgttag